A genome region from Triticum aestivum cultivar Chinese Spring chromosome 2B, IWGSC CS RefSeq v2.1, whole genome shotgun sequence includes the following:
- the LOC123043533 gene encoding probable protein phosphatase 2C 32, whose product MACAVAPGSPVFSPSRLGLLQQLEQQLHHHHHHGCSSSGASFLPSSPLRPFAHLRARIHPDPSPCAAPPLPAVKAEDSSSVAPAKAPVKRRRPAPLLVPAAVTVAPAVLEAAAASGVDEVAEQGDGFAAFCRRGKGRKRVEMEDRHVAAVALGGDRAQALFAVFDGHGGKSAAEFAAENMPRIVAEELERSARGGGAGRAAVEGAVRRAYLRTDEEFSSTSSKNREQAGGGACCVTALLREGGRQLVVSGAGDCRAVLSRGGRAEALTDDHRASRQDERDRIEALKGGLVLNCRGVWRVQGSLAVTRGIGDAHLKPWVVAEPETRTVDLGADCELLILASDGLWDKVGNQEAVDAAAASSGDLPAACRRLVDMAVSRGSSDDISVLVIQLQRPLR is encoded by the coding sequence ATGGCGTGCGCGGTGGCACCGGGCTCGCCGGTCTTCTCGCCGTCCCGCCTCGGCCTGCTCCAGCAGTTGGAGcagcagctccaccaccaccaccaccacggctgCTCCAGCAGCGGCGCCTCCTTCCTCCCCTCCTCGCCGCTCCGCCCCTTCGCCCACCTCCGCGCGCGCATCCACCCCGACCCCTCCCCgtgcgccgccccgccgctgcccGCCGTCAAGGCTGAGGATTCTTCTTCTGTTGCTCCGGCTAAGGCCCCGGTCAAGCGCAGGCGCCCGGCGCCTCTGCTAGTTCCGGCCGCGGTCAccgtcgcgccggcggtgctgGAGGCCGCCGCGGCGAGCGGGGTGGACGAGGTGGCGGAGCAGGGCGACGGCTTCGCGGccttctgccggagggggaagggcCGGAAGCGGGTCGAGATGGAGGACCGCCACGTCGCCGCCGTCGCGCTCGGCGGGGACCGCGCGCAGGCCCTCTTCGCCGTGTTCGACGGCCACGGAGGGAAGAGCGCCGCGGAGTTCGCCGCGGAGAACATGCCACGGATCGTGGCGGAGGAGCTGGAGAGGTCGGCGCGCGGCGGAGGGGCAGGGCGCGCGGCGGTGGAGGGCGCCGTGCGGCGGGCGTACCTGCGCACCGACGAGGAgttctcctccacctcctccaagAACCGGGAGCAGGCGGGCGGGGGCGCCTGCTGCGTGACGGCGCTGCTCCGCGAGGGCGGGCGGCAGCTGGTGGTGTCCGGCGCCGGGGACTGCCGCGCGGTCCTGAGCCGCGGCGGCAGGGCGGAGGCGCTCACCGACGACCACCGCGCGTCGCGGCAGGACGAGCGGGACCGGATCGAGGCGCTGAAAGGCGGGCTGGTGCTCAACTGCCGCGGCGTATGGCGGGTGCAGGGCTCGCTGGCGGTGACCCGGGGCATCGGCGACGCGCACCTCAAGCCGTGGGTGGTGGCGGAGCCGGAGACTAGAACCGTCGACTTGGGCGCCGACTGCGAGCTGCTCATCCTCGCCTCCGACGGGCTGTGGGACAAGGTGGGCAACCAGGAGgccgtcgacgccgccgccgcctcctccggcgacCTGCCCGCCGCGTGCCGCCGGCTCGTCGACATGGCCGTGTCCAGGGGCTCCTCCGACGACATCAGCGTGCTCGTCATCCAGCTGCAGCGCCCTCTCCGATAA